DNA sequence from the Sinomonas terrae genome:
CGCCGTCGTGCCCTCGAGGACGCCGCCCCGCAGGGCGATGCCGAACTCGCCGTTGCCCGCGCCGTCGAGCCATCCGACCGGCCCCGCGTAGGGGCCCCGATCGAGCTCCTCGAGCTCCAGGATGAGGTCTCCGGCGACCTTGGTGGGCGTCCCGCACACGGCCGCGGTCGGGTGCAGAGCGTTGACGAGCGCGAGCGGCGTCGGAACGTGCCCCTCGATCTCGGCGAGCTCCGCCTTGACGTCCGAGGCGAGATGGAACACGTTCGGCAGTTCGAGGATGAACGGCTCGTCGTGGGCGTTGAGCGCTTCGGAGAACGGTTCGAGGGCGGTGGTGAGCGACTCGATCGCGATCTGATGTTCGTGCCGCTGCTTCGGCGAGCCCGCGAGGACGCGCTCCGCATAGCCCGGTCCAGCGCCGTCGGCCTCGCGCCGGTCGAGGGTCCCGGCAAGCACGCGCGCCTGCGCCGTGCGCCCCTCGACCTGGATCAGCATCTCGGGCGTCGCGCCGACCAGCCCGTCGACCCCGTAGACCCAGCAGTCCCGGTACGCCGACGCCAGGCGCCGCAGCACGCGCTCGCGGGGGATCCCGCCGTCGTCCTCGACCAGGACATCCCGCGCGAGCACGAGCTTCTCGAGCTCGCCCGCACGGATGTGCCGTACCCCGGACGCGACCGCGCCCATCCAGCGCTGCTCGCCGAGCCGCCCGGGCCGCACCCTGAGATGAGTGCCGTTCGACGCCGGAGGCTCGCCCTTGGAGGTCCAGCGTCCGACGGCGGCCCGCAGCTCGCGCTCCGAGGGCCGCCGACCGTCGGCGGTGAGCTGGGTGGCCCACGCGCGGCCGGCCCGGATGCCGACGACGACCTCGGGCACCACGAGCCGCGAGGCGTAATCGGAAGTCTTCGAGAACGCGAACGAGCCGAAGGCGAGAGGGCCCGTTCCCGGGTGCTGCAGCGGGTCCTCGACCTCGGCGTCGAGGGTGAACTGCTTCCACCAGGCCTCGGCCTCGATGAATCGGTCCGGCCCGGTCGTGGTGAAGCGCGCCGCCTCGCCGAACCCGAGATGGCCCTCCCCCCGGCGGACCCAGCACAGGGCCTCAGGCCGGTTGAGCGCGCTCGCGAGGTCGTCGAAGGTGCTGCTCGCTTCCACAGGGCCCAGATCAACGGTGAGGGCGCGCAAAGGGGAGCTCATGATGGGTCAAGCGTACGCGCTGGCCTGCGGGCCGGCCGTGCCGGGCGCCGCTCAGGCCCGGAGGGTGCCCGGAAGAGCTCGGGCCGCGCAGCCTGGATCTGCTCGAGGTCGTCGAGGACGAAGCGGAGGTGGGCGCGGAGTTCGTCGCGGGCTGCCTCCAGATTGCCCTGTGCCACGGCCTCGTGCAGGCGGCGGTGGTCCGCCGCGTACTCGCCGATGGACCGGTATCCGCTCAGCCCCAAATACCGTGCCCGATCGAGGTGGCCCTTCGCGCTCTGCACCGCCGTCCAGGCGGACTCGTGGCCCGCGATCGCCAGGAGCGTCCGGTGGAACTGCTCGTCGAGGGGGTAGAAGTCCTCCCTCGTCGTGCACGAAGCCTGCGCCGCGAGGAGCTCCTCGATCTCGGCGCCCTGTTCGGGCGTCCAATTCTCGATGCACGCCTCGAGCGAGGCAACCTCGATGGCTTCGCGGACGAACTGGGCCTGCCGGACCATGTCGGGGTCGATGAGCGAGACGTAGCTCCCGCGCTGGGGGCGGATGTCAACGAGTCCCTCTTGGGAGAGCAGGAGGAGGGCCTCGCGCACGGGGGTGCGGCTGAGGTCGAGCCGGAGGGCCAGATCGTTCTCGCTCAGGAGGGCGCCTGGGGGTTCGTCGCCGCGCACGATGAGGTCGCGGATGTGCTCGTAGGCGAGGTCGCGGTTCGACGGCGGGCGCGCGGCCGACGACGCCGGCGCGCCGGGGAGGGACGGGGCCATGCGTCCAACATTAGGCGGGCCACGGCCCGGTTGAGGCGGTGCTCGATCGACAAGACTGGTATGGCAGTGATTGAATGGGGGAAGCCACCCCACCCCTCAGGAGGAACCCCATGAGTCTGGCCGTCGTCGTCCACGCTGCCGGTGATCTGCGACTCGACCCCGTCGAGCCCCGCGAGCCCGGCCCCCGGGAGGCCCTCGTCGCGATCGAGTACGGCGGGATCTGCGGAAGCGACCTGCACTACGTCAAGCACGGGGCGGCCGGCCTGAGCATCCTCAAGGACCCCATGGTCCTCGGCCACGAGGTCGCTGGCCGCGTCGCAGCCCTCGGCTCTGAGGTGACCGGCTTCGAGGTGGGCCAAGCCGTGGCGATCCATCCCGCGATCGTGTGCGGCGAGTGCGAGTTCTGCACGTCCGGCCGCCCGAACCTGTGCGGCAACGTCCACCACCTCGGTTCGGCCGCCTATCACCCACACACCGAAGGCGCCTTCGCCGCCCTCACCGTGGTTCCCGCGACCCAGCTTCGTGCCGTGCCCGAGGGCGTGAGCACGCGCCTCGCCGCCGCGGCCGAGCCGCTCGGCGTCGCCATCCACGCCGTGCGCCGCGCCGGCTCGATCGAGGGCAAGACGGTCCTCGTCAACGGCGCGGGGCCGATCGGCGCCCTCGTTGTCGCGGCCGCGCGGAAGGCCGGCGCCGGCCGCGTCATCGCGAGCGACCTCGCCGCGGGATCCCTCGCCATTGCCCGCCAAATGGGTGCGGACGACGTCGTCAACCTCGCCGAGGGTGGGAAGCTGCCCGAGACCGACATCGTCTTCGAGGCCTCGGGCGCGCCCGTCGCCGTCACGGGCGTTCTCCGCGCCGTGAAGCGCGGCGGGATCGTGGTCCAGGTCGGGAACCTTCCCGCGGGGGAGCTCGGGGTCTCGCTTGCCGAGCTCGTCTTCCGCGAGATCGACTACCGCGGATCGTTCCGTTTTGTGGACGAGATCTCGACCGCGCTCGAGTACCTCGCCGAGGGCCTCGACCTCGAGCCGATGCTCACGCACGAATTCCCTGTCGAAGAGGCAGCCGAGGCGTTCCGGGTCGCGGGGGACAGGGGCACGGGTTCGTCGAAGGTGCTGCTGCGCTTCTGAAGAAGGAGGGTTGTGGGCGGCGGCGTCCGGAGGGTCGGCGGAAGTTTGGCAGAATGGGCCGGGTGAGCACAGGCAAGAGGGCATCGCTTCAGAAGGTTCCCGGCGACGTGGCGAGCATGTTCGACGATGTGGCGCCCCGCTACGACGTCGTCAATGACCTGCTCTCGCTCGGCCAGACGCGCCGGTGGCGCAAGGTCGTCTTCGACGCCGTGGGGGCGAAGCCCGGACAGCGCATCCTCGACCTCGCCGCTGGAACCGGCACCTCCGCCGAGCCCTACGCCGACGCCGGGGTCGAGGTCGTCGCGTGCGATTTCTCACTCGGCATGCTCCGCGTGGGCAAACGCCGCCGCCCGGACATCGACTTCATCGCGGGCGACGCGACGCGGCTGCCGTTCGCGGACAGCTCGTTCGACGCCGTCACCATCTCGTTCGGGCTGCGCAACGTGAGCGACCCTCACCGGGCCCTCCAGGAGATGCTGCGCGTGACGAAGCCGGGAGGGAAGCTCGTGGTCGCCGAGTTCTCCTCGCCCGTCAACCCGATGTGGCGCACCATGTACCTCGAGTACCTCATGCGCGCGCTGCCCCCGATCGCGCGAAAGGCCTCCTCCAACCCGGACGCCTACGTGTACCTCGCCGAATCGATCCGCGCCTGGCCCGACCAGGACCACCTCGCCGACTGGATCGGTGAGGACGGCTGGGAGAACGTCGAGTACCGGAACCTTTCCGGCGGCATCGTGGCCGTGCACCGCGCCACGAAGCCTTTCCCCGCTGCGGCGCAGTCCGGCCCGGTCGAGAAGATCCGGCGCGCCCGGCGCGCGGCGGGCTGAGGGGCGCATGGAGGTCCTGATCGTCGGCGCCGGCCCGGCCGGCTCGACCGCCGCGCACTACCTTGCGCGCTCCGGCGTCCGCGTGACCGTGCTCGAGAAGACCCGGTTCCCGCGCGAGAAGGTCTGCGGGGACGGCCTCACGCCCCGCGCCGTGCGTGAGATCCAGCTCCTTGGACTTCCCCACAGCGAGGCGGACGGGTGGCGGCGCAATCGCGGCCTGCGGCTCATCGCTGGCGGGCGCACGCTCGAACTGCCTTGGCCCACGGGCGGAGAGTTCCCGGACTACGGCCTCATCCGCACCCGGCTCGGGTTCGACGAGGAGCTCGCCCGCCATGCCCAAGCGGCAGGCGCGGCGATCCTCGAGGGGCACAGCGTCACCGAGGTGCTCACGGACGACGGCGGGCGCGTCGTCGGTGCCCGTGCACAACTCCTCGACGAGGAGGGCAAGAAGACGGGGGAGACCCGCGACTTCCGTGCCGACGTCGTCCTCGCCGCCGACGGAAACTCGACGCGCGCCGCCGTCTCACGCGGCCTTGCAAAACGCGACGACCGCCCTCTCGGCGTCGCCTACCGCACGTATTTCCGCAGTCCGCGTCACGAAGACGACTGGATGGAGGGCTGGCTCGAGCTCCCCGGCCGCGACGGCAAGCCCCTGCCCGGGTACGGGTGGGTTTTCGGAGTGGGCGACGGGACCTCCAACGTCGGTCTCGGCATCCTGAACTCGTCGAAGGAGTTCGGCAAGCTCGACTACCGGCAGGTGCTCCGCGACTGGACCGCCTCGATGCCGGACGAATGGGGCTTCACGGAATCGAACCAGGTCGGGCCCATCCGCGGCGCCGCGCTCCCCATGGGCTTCAATCGGACGCCCCACGTGGTCCCCGGAATGGCGCTCCTCGGCGACGCGGGCGGGATGGTGAGCCCCTTCAACGGCGAGGGCATCAGCTATGCCATGGAGTCGGGCCGCTACGCGGCCCAGTTCCTCGTCGACGCCGCGGCAGCCCAGCGCTCGGCGGGGCGCCCGCGGCCGGCGGAGGGCGACGTCGACCGTCGCCTCCGCGCCTATGCGGACCAGGTGCGCGAGCAGTGGGGAAGCCACTTCACGCTTGGCCGCACGTTCGCGGCGCTCATCGGACGTCCCGCCGTCATGCGGCTCGCGCTGCGCACCGGGATGCCGGTCCCGGCGCTCATGCGCGTCGTCGTCCGCCTGCTCGCGAACCTCACCGAACCGCGCGGGGGAGGGCTTGAGGACCGAGCCATCCGCGTGCTCGAGTCGCTGACGCCCGCAACCAAGAACTCGCAATAGTTAGGCTTGACCCGTGACGAACACTGAACACAGCTGGACCCAAGCGGGGCACGGCAGCCGCGAGAGCGTCGAGCCGGCCCCGACCACGACGGCGATCGCCGCCGGGATCCAGCTGCCCGCCGGATTCGCCGCGATTGCGGGCGACCCCGACCTCGGCCCTGCGATCATGACGAGCATGGCCCGGGTCGAGAAGCGCCTGCGCGAGGCCATCTCCAACTCCGACCCTCTCGCGGACGCGACGAGCCGGCATCTCGTCGAGGCCGGCGGCAAGCGGATCCGGCCCCTGCTCACGCTCCTGTGCTCGCACCTCGGGGACTGGACGCGGCCCGAGGTCCTGCAGGCCGCGGCCGTCGTCGAGCTCACGCATCTCGCAACCCTGTATCACGACGACGTGATGGATTCGGCCCCCTACCGCCGCGGCGCTCCCACCGCCCACGAGGTATGGGGCAACACCGTGGCGATCCTTACCGGCGACCTCATCTTCGCGCGGGCCTCGATCCTCGTCTCCGAGCTCGGCGGGCGCGCCCTCTCGATCCAGGCCCGGACGTTCGAGCGGCTATGCCTCGGCCAGCTCCACGAGACCGTGGGGCCGCGTGAGGATCAGGATCCCGTGGAGCACTACCTCTCAGTGCTCGCCGACAAGACCGGCTCGCTCATCGCGGCCTCCGGGCAGTTGGGGGCGATTTTCTCCGGTGCGCCCGACGAGTTCGAGCATGTGCTGGTCAAGTACGGCGAGAACGTGGGGGTCGCGTTCCAGCTGGCCGACGACGTCATCGACGTGACCGGTGGGAAGGGGACCTCTGGGAAGTCTGCAGGGACCGACCTGCGGGAAGGCGTGCCCACCCTGCCCGTGCTGCTCCTCCGCCGGGCAGCCGACGGCGGCGACGAATCGGCGCGCGAGGTGCTTCGGCTCATCGACGGCGACCTCTCGAGCGACGAGGCCCTCGCCGAGGCCGTCGAGGCGTTGAGCGCCCATCCTGTGACGACCGAGTCGTGGGCCGCGGCGCGCGAGTGGGCTGGCGCAGCGAAGGCCGCGCTCGCGCCGTTGCCCGAGGGGGTCGTCAAGCAGTCGCTCGCGGCGTTCGCCGACGCAGTGGTGGAGCGCGAGGCGTAGTTCGGGCGGCCTAACTCGGGCGTTCGGGAGGGAACCTGCTCCCGGCTGCGCCCGGGATTTGAACGGTCTGGCTCTGGAATTAAACGGTTGGGCCCTGGTTGGCGGCAATGCCGCTTCCCAGGGCCCGTTTCCGTTCGCACCCGAATCCACTGGAGGCTGAAGTGGATCCAGTAACAAGCTTATGACCAGATCTGTCATAGGTCCAGTGGGTTCGGTCAACTTTTTTTCGAACCACCGGTTCTGGACCCGCAAGCCAGCGGTTGTCCAGCGGTTGTCCAGATAGAGCGTCCTGCCGACTCCGCCCTGCTTCCTTCTCCGGCAAGGCTGAGGACATGGGCAAGGGGCGCGGGACCGGAAGCTTCACCTCGCATGCGGCAATGGCCTGGCAGCTGCGTCCGACCAGGAGATCGTGGACCACCGTGCAGGCGGGGCTAGCGGGAGGTCCTGGAGGGACGGGCTGGAGGTAAGCAGCCCGCAGCTGCTAGACGTGCTCCTCTTCGTCGTCTTCGGCGGTCGAGAAGACCCACTCGAACATGTCGAACGTGAACTCGGAGAAGGTCCCGTCCTCGGACACCCACTCGCCCCGGGCGTTGTTCTTGCGGTAGACGATCGGGTCCGGCACGCGGAGATCCCCCGAGCGGAGGCCCCAGGTGAACTGCTCGTCCTCGTCTTCGAGGAACATGAGGAAGCCCTCTTCGTCGATCTCGAGCTCCTCCGGGTCCCAGAAGTAGTGGTACGCCTCCATGAGTTCCGAGCTGCCGAGGGCGAGGTAGAACTCGCGCAGCACAAGCGGGATCGTGAAGGCGTGCTCCTCGAGGGCCTCGTCGAGCTCGTCCTCGGAGATCCCGTCGCTCGGCTTCCACGGATCGCCGAGGTACTTGGGGACAAGCGCGCGGAACTTATCCAAGAACATCTCGCTCATGCCTTTATCCTAGCCAGTCGGCCCCGCCTCGGACCCGTGCCCCCGGTAGGCTCCACCTATGACCCAGCCGATCCTCGTCGCGTGCGCCCACGGAACGAGCAACCCCGATGGCAAGGCCGCGATCCTCCGGGTCGTCGAGGAGCTCCGCGATGCGCGGCCGGACGTCACGGTTCTCGACGCCTACGTCGACGTCCACGGCCCCGAGCTGCCCGAGGTCGTCGGAGGCCTTCCCGCGGAGGCACCCGCCGTCGTCGTCCCGCTCCTCTTGAGCGTGGGCTACCACGTGAAGGTGGACATCGGCAGGGCGGTCAAGTCTCGGGAACGGACGACGGCAGCCGCGCCCCTCGGTCCCGATCCCCGGCTTGCGCAGGTGCTCGCCGCGCGGCTCGCCGAGGCGGATCTGGGACCGGACGACGCCGTCGTGCTCGCGGCTGCGGGTTCCTCCAACCCGGCGGCGGCGGACGACGTCGAGCGCCTCGCCGACATGCTGCGTCACCTCATCCCCAACCGGATCCTGCCCGCCTATGGCGCGAGCGCGGAGCCGAGCGTCCCTGACGCAGTTGCGGAGCTCCGCGCGGAGGAGGTGAGCCGGATCGTCGTCGCGAGCTACCTCCTCGCGCCGGGCTACTTCCATGACCAGCTCGCGAAGGCCGGCGCGGACGCCGTCGCCCCGCCCCTGCTTCCGGCTCCCGAGGTCGCGCAGATCGCGCTTGATCGCTTCGAGGCGGCCCTCGCCGCGCTGTGATGGTGGCACGAGGCCAAGCGGTGAGGGCTGGCCCGGTCAAGGGGCGTGACGCGAATACGAAGAAATGTGTCCCTCGGTGACATCGCGTTGCACCTCTCTGGGGACACGCCCGGGGCGGTCCGTACCCTCGAATCATGACTGACACAGCCATTGCCGCGCGCACCGAACGGCCCTCCCGGCCTCGTTCCTCGAAGCCCAACGGGCAGTGGAAGGTCGACGGTATGGAGCCGCTCAACGGCACCGAGGTCATGAAGCAGGCGGACGACGGCCTGAACGTCCGGGAGCGGATCGAGAACATCTACGCCAAGGGCGGCTTCGATTCCATCGACCCCACCGACCTTCACGGCCGCTTCCGCTGGTGGGGCCTCTACACTCAGCGCAAGCCCGGGATCGACGGCGGCAAGACCGCGGTCCTCGAGCCCGAGGAGCTCGAGGACCGCTACTTCATGATGCGCGTGCGCATCGACGGCGGCGCGCTCACGACCGAGCAGCTCCGCGTCATCGGCGGCATCTCGCGTGACTTCGCGCGGGGCAGCGCCGACATCACGGACCGCCAGAACATCCAGCTCCACTGGGTCGAGATCGAGAATGTGCCTGAGATCTGGCGCCGCCTCGAGGGCGTGGGCCTCCGCACGACCGAGGCCTGCGGCGACGTCCCGCGCGTCATCCTCGGCTCGCCGGTCGCCGGCATTGCCGCGGACGAGATCCTCGACCCTACGCCGGCGATCCGCGAGATCTCAGAGCGCTACATCGGCGACCCGAGCTTCGCGAACCTCCCGCGCAAGTACAAGACTGCCCTCACCGGCCACCCGAGCCAGGACGTGGTCCACGAGATCAACGACGTCGCTTTCGTGGGCGTGGTCCACCCCGAGCTCGGCGCCGGCTTCGACCTCTGGGTTGGTGGCGGCCTCTCGACCTCGGCCCACCTCGCCCAGCGTCTTGGCGCCTTCGTCGAACCGTCGCGCGCCGCCGAGGTGTGGGTCGGCGTGACGAGCATCTTCCGCGACTACGGCTACCGCCGGCTCCGCAACCGCGCCCGCCTCAAGTACCTCATGGCCGACTGGGGTGCCGAGAAGTTCCGGCACATCCTCGAGACCGAGTACCTTTCATCCCCGCTTCCCGATGGCCCCGCCGCCAAGAAGCCGACGACGCCGGGCGACCACGTGGGCGTGCACCGCCAGAAGGACGGGCGCTTCTACGTCGGCGCGACCCCGACCGTAGGCCGGGTGTCCGGCGACGTCCTGCTGAAGCTCGCCGACCTCATCGAGGCGCACGGCTCGCAGCGGCTCCGCACAACGCCGCACCAGAAGGTCGTCGTCCTCGACGTCGAGGAGGACCGCGTCGAGTCGCTCGTCGCCGGTCTCGAGGAGCTCGGCCTCTACGCCGACCCGAGCCCTTGGCGCCGTTCGACCATCGCCTGCACCGGCATCGAGTTCTGCAAGCTCGCCATCGTGGATACGAAGGGCACGGCAAGCAACGCGATCGACGAGCTCGAGAAGCGGTTTGCCGACGACAAGGGCGGCCCGAACGGACTGCTCAAGCCGCTCACGCTCCACATCAATGGCTGCCCCAACTCGTGCGCCCGCATCCAGACGGCGGACATCGGGCTCAAGGGCCAGCTGCTGCCTGACGGCAACGGCGGCCAGACCCCGGGCTTCCAGGTGCACCTCGGCGGCGGTCTCGCCTCCGACACGCGCGAAGAGGCCGGGACCGGCCGGACCGTCCGCGGCCTCAAGGTCACCACCGACGACCTTCCCGACTACGTCGAGCGCGTCACTCGGCGGTACCTCGCCGAGCGGGCCAATGAGGACCAGAGCTTTGCCGAATGGGCGCTCGCGGCCGAGGAGGAGGCCCTCCAGTGAGCAAGAGATCTCTCGAGGAACTCCGTGCCCTCGCCGAGGCCGGCGCCGCCGAGCTCGGCTGGGAGGCGTCCGCGGACGAGGTGATCGGCTGGGTGGCGAGGAACTTCGCCACCCAGGCCACCGCCGTCGCCTGCTCCATGGCCGACGCCGTGCTGCCGGCGCTCGTCGCGGACCAGCTCCCGGGCGTCGACGTCCTGTTCCTGGACACCGGCTACCACTTCCCGGAGACCTACAAGACGAGGAACGACGTCGCGGAGAACCTTCGCGTCAACATCGTCGACGTGCTGCCGCAGCAGACGGTGGCTGAGCAGGACGCGTCGGAGGGCAAAGACCTCTTCTCCCGTGATCCCGCACGGTGCTGCGCCCTGCGCAAGGTCGAGCCCCTGCACCGCTCCCTCCAGGGCTACGAGCTGTGGTTCACCGGTGTGCGCCGCGATGAGGCCCCGACCCGCACCAACACACCCCTCGTGACGTTCGACGAGAAGAACGGCCTCGTCAAGGTCAACCCTGTCGCGCCGTGGTCCTTCGACCAGCTCGTCCAGTACTCCGAGGACAACCTGCTCCCCGTCAACCCCCTCCTTGCCCAGGGGTTCCTCTCGATCGGCTGCGCGCCGTGTACCCGCGCGGTAGCCCCAGGAGAAGACCCCCGAGCCGGCCGCTGGTCCGGCACCGACAAGACAGAATGCGGACTTCACGTATGAGCACCTACACCAACGAGAGCCTCGGTGCGGTCGAGGACCTGAGCGAGGCTGGCGTGCCCACTGAGGCTGGAGCGGGCAACGCCGCCCCGGGAGTGGCATCGGGCCTTAA
Encoded proteins:
- a CDS encoding isochorismate synthase produces the protein MSSPLRALTVDLGPVEASSTFDDLASALNRPEALCWVRRGEGHLGFGEAARFTTTGPDRFIEAEAWWKQFTLDAEVEDPLQHPGTGPLAFGSFAFSKTSDYASRLVVPEVVVGIRAGRAWATQLTADGRRPSERELRAAVGRWTSKGEPPASNGTHLRVRPGRLGEQRWMGAVASGVRHIRAGELEKLVLARDVLVEDDGGIPRERVLRRLASAYRDCWVYGVDGLVGATPEMLIQVEGRTAQARVLAGTLDRREADGAGPGYAERVLAGSPKQRHEHQIAIESLTTALEPFSEALNAHDEPFILELPNVFHLASDVKAELAEIEGHVPTPLALVNALHPTAAVCGTPTKVAGDLILELEELDRGPYAGPVGWLDGAGNGEFGIALRGGVLEGTTAARLYAGCGIVEGSLPEAELAETWAKFRPMLEALGVER
- a CDS encoding GntR family transcriptional regulator, with the protein product MAPSLPGAPASSAARPPSNRDLAYEHIRDLIVRGDEPPGALLSENDLALRLDLSRTPVREALLLLSQEGLVDIRPQRGSYVSLIDPDMVRQAQFVREAIEVASLEACIENWTPEQGAEIEELLAAQASCTTREDFYPLDEQFHRTLLAIAGHESAWTAVQSAKGHLDRARYLGLSGYRSIGEYAADHRRLHEAVAQGNLEAARDELRAHLRFVLDDLEQIQAARPELFRAPSGPERRPARPARRPARTLDPS
- a CDS encoding L-idonate 5-dehydrogenase, which gives rise to MSLAVVVHAAGDLRLDPVEPREPGPREALVAIEYGGICGSDLHYVKHGAAGLSILKDPMVLGHEVAGRVAALGSEVTGFEVGQAVAIHPAIVCGECEFCTSGRPNLCGNVHHLGSAAYHPHTEGAFAALTVVPATQLRAVPEGVSTRLAAAAEPLGVAIHAVRRAGSIEGKTVLVNGAGPIGALVVAAARKAGAGRVIASDLAAGSLAIARQMGADDVVNLAEGGKLPETDIVFEASGAPVAVTGVLRAVKRGGIVVQVGNLPAGELGVSLAELVFREIDYRGSFRFVDEISTALEYLAEGLDLEPMLTHEFPVEEAAEAFRVAGDRGTGSSKVLLRF
- a CDS encoding demethylmenaquinone methyltransferase yields the protein MSTGKRASLQKVPGDVASMFDDVAPRYDVVNDLLSLGQTRRWRKVVFDAVGAKPGQRILDLAAGTGTSAEPYADAGVEVVACDFSLGMLRVGKRRRPDIDFIAGDATRLPFADSSFDAVTISFGLRNVSDPHRALQEMLRVTKPGGKLVVAEFSSPVNPMWRTMYLEYLMRALPPIARKASSNPDAYVYLAESIRAWPDQDHLADWIGEDGWENVEYRNLSGGIVAVHRATKPFPAAAQSGPVEKIRRARRAAG
- a CDS encoding geranylgeranyl reductase family protein, with amino-acid sequence MEVLIVGAGPAGSTAAHYLARSGVRVTVLEKTRFPREKVCGDGLTPRAVREIQLLGLPHSEADGWRRNRGLRLIAGGRTLELPWPTGGEFPDYGLIRTRLGFDEELARHAQAAGAAILEGHSVTEVLTDDGGRVVGARAQLLDEEGKKTGETRDFRADVVLAADGNSTRAAVSRGLAKRDDRPLGVAYRTYFRSPRHEDDWMEGWLELPGRDGKPLPGYGWVFGVGDGTSNVGLGILNSSKEFGKLDYRQVLRDWTASMPDEWGFTESNQVGPIRGAALPMGFNRTPHVVPGMALLGDAGGMVSPFNGEGISYAMESGRYAAQFLVDAAAAQRSAGRPRPAEGDVDRRLRAYADQVREQWGSHFTLGRTFAALIGRPAVMRLALRTGMPVPALMRVVVRLLANLTEPRGGGLEDRAIRVLESLTPATKNSQ
- a CDS encoding polyprenyl synthetase family protein: MTNTEHSWTQAGHGSRESVEPAPTTTAIAAGIQLPAGFAAIAGDPDLGPAIMTSMARVEKRLREAISNSDPLADATSRHLVEAGGKRIRPLLTLLCSHLGDWTRPEVLQAAAVVELTHLATLYHDDVMDSAPYRRGAPTAHEVWGNTVAILTGDLIFARASILVSELGGRALSIQARTFERLCLGQLHETVGPREDQDPVEHYLSVLADKTGSLIAASGQLGAIFSGAPDEFEHVLVKYGENVGVAFQLADDVIDVTGGKGTSGKSAGTDLREGVPTLPVLLLRRAADGGDESAREVLRLIDGDLSSDEALAEAVEALSAHPVTTESWAAAREWAGAAKAALAPLPEGVVKQSLAAFADAVVEREA
- a CDS encoding sirohydrochlorin chelatase, coding for MTQPILVACAHGTSNPDGKAAILRVVEELRDARPDVTVLDAYVDVHGPELPEVVGGLPAEAPAVVVPLLLSVGYHVKVDIGRAVKSRERTTAAAPLGPDPRLAQVLAARLAEADLGPDDAVVLAAAGSSNPAAADDVERLADMLRHLIPNRILPAYGASAEPSVPDAVAELRAEEVSRIVVASYLLAPGYFHDQLAKAGADAVAPPLLPAPEVAQIALDRFEAALAAL
- a CDS encoding nitrite/sulfite reductase, with the translated sequence MTDTAIAARTERPSRPRSSKPNGQWKVDGMEPLNGTEVMKQADDGLNVRERIENIYAKGGFDSIDPTDLHGRFRWWGLYTQRKPGIDGGKTAVLEPEELEDRYFMMRVRIDGGALTTEQLRVIGGISRDFARGSADITDRQNIQLHWVEIENVPEIWRRLEGVGLRTTEACGDVPRVILGSPVAGIAADEILDPTPAIREISERYIGDPSFANLPRKYKTALTGHPSQDVVHEINDVAFVGVVHPELGAGFDLWVGGGLSTSAHLAQRLGAFVEPSRAAEVWVGVTSIFRDYGYRRLRNRARLKYLMADWGAEKFRHILETEYLSSPLPDGPAAKKPTTPGDHVGVHRQKDGRFYVGATPTVGRVSGDVLLKLADLIEAHGSQRLRTTPHQKVVVLDVEEDRVESLVAGLEELGLYADPSPWRRSTIACTGIEFCKLAIVDTKGTASNAIDELEKRFADDKGGPNGLLKPLTLHINGCPNSCARIQTADIGLKGQLLPDGNGGQTPGFQVHLGGGLASDTREEAGTGRTVRGLKVTTDDLPDYVERVTRRYLAERANEDQSFAEWALAAEEEALQ
- a CDS encoding phosphoadenylyl-sulfate reductase, giving the protein MGARGRGGGPPVSKRSLEELRALAEAGAAELGWEASADEVIGWVARNFATQATAVACSMADAVLPALVADQLPGVDVLFLDTGYHFPETYKTRNDVAENLRVNIVDVLPQQTVAEQDASEGKDLFSRDPARCCALRKVEPLHRSLQGYELWFTGVRRDEAPTRTNTPLVTFDEKNGLVKVNPVAPWSFDQLVQYSEDNLLPVNPLLAQGFLSIGCAPCTRAVAPGEDPRAGRWSGTDKTECGLHV